A window from Culex pipiens pallens isolate TS chromosome 3, TS_CPP_V2, whole genome shotgun sequence encodes these proteins:
- the LOC120424003 gene encoding uncharacterized protein LOC120424003, with translation MSSTIEKNEYPKASNALVLGAILSYVASIFLMMSFCSPYWIESYSESFSSFKNMGLWEYCFKDFTYPYYQYPRLFNGCHHIFSEEYYVIREYLLPAWLMVVQGFVTMAFLLTFGSLIIMACELVRWPLKLVLRYEWMLTTVSFVGVASSSFFMFLAVAIFGGNAYRRDWLMYPKFNVLSWSYALAVVSFMILGLAALLLYREAKKSYELRREAKNLVMQMQMHEPGYHPSHHTSRSLHSGGYI, from the exons ATGTCCTCGACCATCGAGAAGAACGAGTACCCGAAGGCATCGA ATGCCTTGGTACTCGGAGCCATCCTGTCCTATGTGGCGTCGATCTTCCTGATGATGAGCTTCTGCTCGCCGTACTGGATCGAATCGTACTCGGAATCTTTCAGTAGCTTCAAGAACATGGGACTTTGGGAGTACTGCTTCAAGGACTTTACCTATCCGTACTATCAGTACCCGCGGCTGTTCAACGGATGTCACCATATCTTCAGCGAG GAGTACTACGTGATCCGCGAGTACCTGCTGCCGGCCTGGTTGATGGTCGTGCAGGGCTTCGTGACGATGGCCTTCCTGCTCACGTTCGGCTCGTTGATCATCATGGCCTGCGAGCTGGTGCGATGGCCGCTGAAGCTGGTGCTGCGGTACGAGTGGATGCTGACCACGGTTTCGTTTGTGGGCGTTGCGTCGTCAT CATTCTTCATGTTCTTAGCGGTTGCCATCTTCGGTGGAAACGCCTACCGTCGCGATTGGCTGATGTACCCCAAGTTCAACGTGCTTTCGTGGTCGTACGCCCTGGCCGTGGTATCGTTCATGATCCTGGGACTGGCCGCCCTGCTGCTGTACCGGGAAGCTAAGAAATCCTACGAACTTCGCCGGGAAGCTAAAAATCTGGTAATGCAGATGCAGATGCACGAACCGGGCTACCACCCGTCGCACCACACCAGCCGAAGCCTGCACAGTGGCGGATACATATAA
- the LOC120424004 gene encoding uncharacterized protein LOC120424004 isoform X2, with protein sequence MMKRRSLAGNCGVGVFVIALVTVLVAFATPSWLVSDYRITGAKLDRLGLWTHCFRSLPDVNDDYQRRFFVGCRWVYDPFTTGYDEIRGFLIPPFMVATQFFFTLCAIAVILAMIMVLFFFLCAGPDQKFFVKLIRAIGFLNMGACISGAIGVIVFAVFGNKDKWMPEHANNWFGWSFILACIGVVACGIASSLFFTETHVQARKRRQLKESQTRFQIDSETKA encoded by the exons ATGATGAAGCGTCGCTCGTTGGCCGGAAATTGCGGCGTCGGGGTGTTTGTGATCGCGCTGGTGACGGTGCTGGTGGCGTTCGCGACGCCCAGCTGGCTCGTCAGCGACTACCGCATCACGGGCGCGAAGCTGGACCGGTTGGGCCTGTGGACGCACTGCTTCCGGTCACTGCCGGACGTGAACGACGACTACCAGCGGCGGTTCTTCGTGGGGTGCCGCTGGGTGTACGACCCGTTCACCACCGGCTACGACGAGATCCGGGGCTTCCTGATTCCGC CTTTTATGGTCGCGACCCAGTTCTTCTTCACGCTGTGTGCCATCGCGGTCATTCTGGCGATGATCATGGTGCTGTTCTTCTTCCTGTGCGCCGGCCCGGACCAGAAGTTCTTCGTCAAGCTGATTAGG gCCATCGGATTCCTGAACATGGGCGCCTGCATCAGCGGAGCCATCGGCGTAATTGTGTTTGCCGTGTTTGGCAACAAGGACAAGTGGATGCCGGAACATGCCAACAACTGGTTCGGCTGGTCGTTCATACTGGCCTGCATCGGAGTGGTGGCCTGCGGGATTGCTTCGTCGTTGTTTTTCACCGAAACGCACGTGCAAGCTCGCAAGCGGAGACAGCTCAAAGAGTCCCAGACTCGCTTCCAGATCGACAGCGAAACCAAGGCTTAA
- the LOC120424010 gene encoding uncharacterized protein LOC120424010 codes for MKPNQSGSHQQHDGSYPMMGGEYMAAPGQQFYPQQQHQANHFQQYPSAGPPMMFPPGMQQTLGGMPTGPSQQSQPPQYHFPQQPSSGQQGSATSSYGAGQYFIDAACTVPAGQLSQQPQLLHQMPQGGQAAAFPGATTTRACSNPNCKHCGINGGKPHSRR; via the exons ATGAAACCGAACCAATCAG GATCCCACCAACAGCACGACGGATCCTACCCGATGATGGGTGGCGAATACATGGCCGCCCCAGGCCAACAATTCTACCCCCAACAGCAACATCAGGCCAACCACTTCCAGCAATATCCGAGCGCCGGTCCGCCGATGATGTTCCCACCGGGAATGCAACAAACCCTCGGTGGCATGCCTACGGGGCCCTCGCAACAATCCCAACCGCCACAATACCACTTCCCACAACAGCCATCTTCCGGCCAACAGGGGTCCGCAACTTCGTCGTACGGCGCCGGACAATACTTTATTG ATGCCGCCTGTACGGTTCCGGCTGGTCAACTGTCCCAACagccacagctgctgcaccagATGCCGCAAGGGGGACAAGCAGCAGCGTTTCCGGGTGCGACGACCACCAGAGCCTGTAGCAACCCCAACTGCAAGCACTGCGGCATCAACGGTGGCAAGCCCCACTCCCGACGCTAG
- the LOC120424004 gene encoding uncharacterized protein LOC120424004 isoform X1, translated as MLKYQKSEIPMMKRRSLAGNCGVGVFVIALVTVLVAFATPSWLVSDYRITGAKLDRLGLWTHCFRSLPDVNDDYQRRFFVGCRWVYDPFTTGYDEIRGFLIPPFMVATQFFFTLCAIAVILAMIMVLFFFLCAGPDQKFFVKLIRAIGFLNMGACISGAIGVIVFAVFGNKDKWMPEHANNWFGWSFILACIGVVACGIASSLFFTETHVQARKRRQLKESQTRFQIDSETKA; from the exons ATGCTGAAGTACCAGAAAAG TGAAATTCCCATGATGAAGCGTCGCTCGTTGGCCGGAAATTGCGGCGTCGGGGTGTTTGTGATCGCGCTGGTGACGGTGCTGGTGGCGTTCGCGACGCCCAGCTGGCTCGTCAGCGACTACCGCATCACGGGCGCGAAGCTGGACCGGTTGGGCCTGTGGACGCACTGCTTCCGGTCACTGCCGGACGTGAACGACGACTACCAGCGGCGGTTCTTCGTGGGGTGCCGCTGGGTGTACGACCCGTTCACCACCGGCTACGACGAGATCCGGGGCTTCCTGATTCCGC CTTTTATGGTCGCGACCCAGTTCTTCTTCACGCTGTGTGCCATCGCGGTCATTCTGGCGATGATCATGGTGCTGTTCTTCTTCCTGTGCGCCGGCCCGGACCAGAAGTTCTTCGTCAAGCTGATTAGG gCCATCGGATTCCTGAACATGGGCGCCTGCATCAGCGGAGCCATCGGCGTAATTGTGTTTGCCGTGTTTGGCAACAAGGACAAGTGGATGCCGGAACATGCCAACAACTGGTTCGGCTGGTCGTTCATACTGGCCTGCATCGGAGTGGTGGCCTGCGGGATTGCTTCGTCGTTGTTTTTCACCGAAACGCACGTGCAAGCTCGCAAGCGGAGACAGCTCAAAGAGTCCCAGACTCGCTTCCAGATCGACAGCGAAACCAAGGCTTAA